The Pseudomonas parafulva genome includes a window with the following:
- a CDS encoding cation diffusion facilitator family transporter, translating to MTTSAEHKRLLRLATRASLAVASILVVSKALAWWLSGSVSLLAGLTDSALDAVASFLNLLAVHYALRPADDDHRFGHGKAEALAGIAQALFIGGSAVLIALQALERLRNPQPLGDTAIGIGVMLLSLVLTVALLALQRKVIRATGSTAVRADSLHYRSDLLLNGSILLALLLARFGWPQLDALFGLGIALYILWSALQIARESTAILMDKELPVNVSEDMANRVLAIDGVLGVHDLRTRVSGNQWFVQLHIELPGQLPLHHAHGLCVQASEVIRDQYPKADVMVHADPV from the coding sequence ATGACCACCTCGGCCGAACACAAACGGTTGCTTCGCCTGGCCACGCGCGCCTCCCTGGCGGTGGCCAGCATCCTGGTGGTCAGCAAGGCGCTGGCGTGGTGGTTGAGCGGCTCGGTGAGCCTGCTGGCCGGGTTGACCGATTCGGCCCTGGACGCCGTGGCGTCCTTCCTCAACCTGCTGGCCGTGCACTACGCCCTGCGCCCGGCCGATGACGACCACCGCTTCGGGCACGGCAAGGCAGAAGCCCTGGCCGGTATCGCCCAGGCGCTGTTCATCGGCGGCAGTGCCGTGCTGATCGCCTTGCAGGCGTTGGAGCGTCTGCGCAACCCGCAGCCGTTGGGCGATACCGCCATCGGTATCGGGGTAATGCTGTTGTCGTTGGTGCTGACCGTCGCGCTGCTGGCCCTGCAACGCAAGGTCATCCGCGCCACAGGCTCCACGGCGGTACGCGCCGATTCCCTGCACTACCGCTCCGACCTGTTGCTCAACGGCAGCATCTTGCTGGCATTGCTGCTGGCGCGCTTCGGCTGGCCGCAACTCGATGCGCTGTTCGGGTTGGGCATCGCGTTGTACATCCTGTGGAGCGCCCTGCAGATCGCACGCGAAAGCACGGCGATTCTCATGGACAAGGAGCTGCCCGTGAATGTCAGTGAAGACATGGCCAACCGCGTGCTGGCTATCGATGGCGTGCTGGGCGTGCACGACCTGCGCACCCGGGTATCGGGCAACCAGTGGTTCGTGCAGTTGCACATCGAGCTGCCTGGGCAACTGCCGCTGCATCACGCCCATGGCCTGTGCGTGCAGGCCTCGGAGGTGATCCGCGATCAGTACCCCAAAGCCGATGTAATGGTGCACGCCGACCCGGTGTAG
- a CDS encoding polyribonucleotide nucleotidyltransferase: MRIASRLIGAALVGTLLTQLTACGSIFYPDRRGQIDGKVDPAIAVLDAVGLLFYIIPGLIAFGIDFATGAIYYPPGQTAQVDPAKLKDAVNADGTVDNLKLQAILESELGQRLPLDDPRLIQHRGSAEQLASLGLVPAA; encoded by the coding sequence ATGCGCATTGCTTCCCGCCTGATCGGTGCTGCCCTCGTGGGCACCTTGCTGACGCAACTGACGGCTTGCGGCTCTATCTTCTATCCAGACCGTCGCGGCCAGATCGACGGCAAGGTCGACCCGGCGATCGCCGTGCTGGACGCCGTTGGCCTGTTGTTCTACATCATCCCCGGGCTGATCGCCTTCGGTATCGACTTCGCCACCGGCGCCATCTACTACCCGCCAGGGCAAACCGCGCAGGTGGACCCTGCCAAGCTGAAAGACGCCGTCAATGCCGATGGCACCGTGGACAACCTCAAGCTGCAGGCCATTCTGGAGAGCGAACTGGGGCAACGCCTGCCGCTGGACGACCCACGCCTGATCCAGCACCGCGGCAGTGCTGAACAACTTGCCAGCCTAGGGCTGGTGCCTGCCGCCTGA
- the hrpB gene encoding ATP-dependent helicase HrpB, whose translation MISLPIDLVLADLRQALARRNEVILEAPPGAGKTTRVPLALLHEPWLAGQKILMLEPRRLAARAAAERLASELGEQVGETVGYRIRLESKAGPRTQIEVVTEGILARRLQDDPALEGVGVVIFDEYHLRNLDSDLALALCLSARELLRDEPPLKLLLMSATLEGARLSKVLNDAPVVTSEGRMYPVSTVWGSPYQPGERIDARITDTCLAAIDEQPGSLLVFLPGQAEIRRVAEDLKALLGSRPEVIVCPLYGDLDLQAQRAAIDPAPKGSRKIVLATNIAETSLTIEGVRVVVDSGLERVPRFDPRSGMTRLDTQRISKASATQRAGRAGRLEPGICYRLWSQSQHEQMAGYSTPEILQADLAALALQLARWGMKPQEMTWLDQPPAAPFAQARDLLKRLGALDDAGQLTPHGAAMSALPAHPRIAHMLIKGNAMGLDDLACNIAALLGEKDILRGAGADLHTRLSALLGEQHSRRSGGSLQRVKQSARQYRSLLRGKASSPVSEPDHPRWVGCLLAFAYPDRIGQQRRASASEYRLSNGRAAVFSEPDALTKHEWLVVADLGSRQGQREERIYLASDLEPALFDDELADLVKSVDEVDWDEREGVLKAERQLKVGQLILSTKALPSLDEHTRSLALVNLVRRKGIELLPWNPELRQWQARVGLLRQLDIEGGQAHSKWPDLSDANLLDTLDQWLTPYLGKVTRLSHFSQLDLPSIIRNLLPWPLPQELDTQAPQAIQVPSGSNIRIDYSQHPPILAVRLQELFGLAETPRIAQGRQPLVLHLLSPARRPVQVTQDLANFWRSTYVEVKKDLKGRYPKHYWPEDPLVAEATARAKPRGT comes from the coding sequence ATGATTTCATTACCTATAGACCTTGTACTGGCAGATCTGCGACAGGCCCTGGCCCGTCGCAATGAAGTGATCCTCGAAGCGCCCCCAGGTGCTGGCAAGACCACTCGGGTGCCCCTGGCGTTGTTGCATGAACCCTGGCTGGCCGGGCAAAAGATCCTGATGCTCGAACCTCGCCGACTGGCTGCGCGGGCGGCGGCGGAGCGTTTGGCCAGTGAGCTGGGTGAGCAGGTGGGTGAGACGGTCGGTTACCGCATTCGCCTTGAAAGCAAGGCAGGGCCGCGTACGCAGATCGAAGTGGTCACCGAAGGCATCCTGGCTCGCCGGCTTCAGGATGACCCGGCGCTGGAGGGTGTGGGGGTAGTCATCTTCGATGAGTACCACCTGCGCAACCTCGATTCTGACCTGGCGCTGGCGCTGTGCCTGAGCGCCCGTGAACTGCTGCGCGATGAACCCCCGCTCAAGCTGCTGCTGATGTCTGCAACGCTGGAGGGTGCTCGCCTTTCGAAGGTGCTGAACGATGCACCCGTGGTCACCAGCGAAGGCCGGATGTATCCCGTCTCGACGGTATGGGGCAGCCCCTATCAGCCGGGCGAGCGAATCGATGCGCGCATCACGGACACGTGCCTGGCTGCCATCGATGAACAACCTGGCAGCCTTCTGGTTTTCCTGCCGGGGCAGGCAGAGATTCGGCGGGTGGCAGAGGACCTCAAGGCGCTGCTCGGCAGCCGTCCAGAGGTGATCGTGTGCCCACTGTACGGTGACCTCGACCTGCAGGCGCAGCGTGCGGCGATAGACCCCGCACCCAAGGGGTCGCGCAAGATCGTATTGGCCACGAACATCGCCGAGACCAGCCTGACCATCGAAGGGGTGAGGGTGGTGGTGGACAGCGGCCTTGAACGAGTGCCCAGGTTCGACCCCCGCAGCGGCATGACCCGACTCGACACACAGCGCATTTCCAAAGCCAGCGCTACCCAGCGTGCGGGGCGGGCTGGGCGCCTGGAGCCCGGCATCTGCTATCGGCTGTGGTCGCAGTCCCAACACGAACAGATGGCCGGCTACAGCACCCCTGAAATCCTGCAGGCAGACTTGGCAGCCTTGGCGCTCCAGTTGGCCCGATGGGGCATGAAGCCGCAAGAGATGACCTGGCTCGACCAGCCGCCAGCAGCACCCTTCGCTCAAGCCAGAGACTTGCTCAAGCGCCTGGGCGCACTCGACGATGCTGGGCAGCTCACCCCACACGGTGCGGCCATGAGCGCGCTGCCAGCCCACCCCCGGATCGCCCACATGCTCATCAAGGGCAATGCGATGGGCCTGGATGACCTGGCATGCAACATCGCGGCACTGCTGGGCGAAAAGGACATTCTGCGTGGGGCCGGTGCTGACCTTCACACCCGGCTGAGTGCCCTGTTAGGGGAGCAACATTCACGTCGCAGTGGCGGTTCTCTCCAGCGGGTGAAGCAGTCGGCTCGGCAGTACCGATCCCTACTGCGTGGGAAGGCCTCCAGCCCTGTCAGCGAGCCCGATCACCCACGGTGGGTAGGGTGTCTCCTGGCGTTTGCCTACCCTGACCGAATCGGCCAGCAGAGGCGTGCAAGTGCATCCGAATACCGTCTTTCCAACGGTCGTGCCGCGGTGTTCTCAGAGCCCGATGCGCTAACCAAGCATGAGTGGCTGGTGGTTGCCGACCTGGGTAGCCGGCAAGGGCAGCGTGAGGAGCGGATCTACCTGGCGAGTGACCTCGAGCCTGCTCTGTTCGATGACGAGCTGGCTGACCTTGTGAAGTCTGTCGATGAGGTTGACTGGGACGAAAGGGAAGGGGTGCTGAAGGCTGAGCGGCAGTTGAAGGTGGGGCAGCTGATCTTGTCGACGAAAGCGCTGCCGAGTCTTGATGAGCACACCCGTTCGCTTGCCCTGGTCAACCTGGTAAGGCGCAAGGGCATCGAGCTTCTGCCCTGGAACCCTGAACTGCGGCAGTGGCAGGCCCGAGTGGGTCTGTTGCGCCAGCTGGATATCGAGGGTGGGCAGGCACACAGCAAGTGGCCTGACCTGAGCGATGCCAACCTGCTGGACACGCTGGACCAGTGGCTCACGCCCTACCTGGGTAAAGTCACGAGGCTCAGCCACTTCAGCCAGCTGGACCTGCCCTCGATCATCAGAAACCTTCTGCCCTGGCCACTTCCACAGGAGCTGGACACCCAGGCACCCCAGGCGATCCAGGTGCCGTCCGGCTCGAATATCCGTATCGACTACTCGCAGCATCCGCCCATCTTGGCCGTGCGGCTTCAGGAGCTGTTTGGCCTGGCAGAAACCCCTCGTATTGCTCAGGGCAGGCAGCCGCTGGTGCTGCACCTGCTGTCGCCGGCTCGCAGGCCAGTGCAGGTTACCCAGGATCTGGCGAACTTCTGGCGCAGCACTTACGTGGAGGTGAAGAAGGATCTGAAGGGGCGATACCCGAAGCACTACTGGCCTGAAGACCCATTGGTGGCCGAAGCCACGGCTCGTGCCAAGCCAAGAGGGACGTAG
- a CDS encoding LysE family translocator: MSIIDNLIAFTFAATLLTLTPGLDTTLILRTATVEGKQQAFRAALGINTGCLLWGAAVAFGLGALIAVSALAFNVLKYCGAAYLAWLGLNMLLRPRQSLSPVEAAVKPSHNWFLKGMTGNILNPKIGIFYVSFLPQFIPQGQPLVAWTFGLVSIHVAIGLLWSIILIAATQPLAGLLRREKVVAWMDRATGMIFVLFAARLAFSKR; encoded by the coding sequence ATGTCAATTATTGACAACCTGATTGCGTTCACTTTCGCAGCAACACTGTTAACCCTGACCCCCGGCCTCGACACAACTCTGATATTGAGAACGGCTACTGTAGAAGGAAAGCAGCAGGCCTTTCGCGCCGCGCTAGGCATCAACACAGGTTGCTTGCTGTGGGGCGCCGCTGTGGCGTTTGGGCTAGGCGCACTGATTGCTGTATCAGCGTTGGCGTTCAACGTTTTGAAATACTGTGGCGCCGCCTATCTAGCCTGGCTTGGGCTGAATATGCTTCTACGTCCGCGTCAATCATTGTCGCCTGTCGAGGCGGCAGTAAAGCCAAGCCATAACTGGTTCTTGAAGGGAATGACGGGAAATATCCTGAATCCCAAGATTGGTATTTTCTACGTATCCTTCTTGCCCCAATTCATTCCCCAAGGTCAGCCATTGGTTGCTTGGACGTTCGGTTTGGTCAGCATTCACGTGGCCATTGGGCTGCTATGGTCGATTATTCTGATCGCCGCCACCCAGCCATTGGCCGGGCTACTGCGTCGTGAGAAGGTCGTTGCCTGGATGGATCGTGCAACAGGTATGATCTTCGTTCTTTTTGCGGCGCGTCTCGCCTTTAGCAAACGTTGA
- a CDS encoding APC family permease — protein sequence MAHLKRTLSLGAVTLFGIAYMTPIIVLGTFGILADTTQGAVPSAYLAASIAMLFTALSYGKMAKAFPVAGSAYTYVRKSISPKLGFLAGWAVLLDYLFLPMAIWLIGAAYLHSAFPAVPQPVWVLAFIAVTTAINIIGLQLAKTVNGVLMLLQFLVLAAFVGLAVHYATGELNQPLWSLAPFHQDGFQLPLIMSGAAIACYSFLGFDAVSTLTEETHEPRKTIPRAILLITLLGGFIFIVASYFVQLAHPGATFSNPDSAAYEIAKAIGGDIFVSFFLIGLIVGQFTSGLSAQASASRLLFAMGRDGVLPKRWFGRLSARFGTPVISIVLCGIVALLALRMDVTTSTSFINFGAFLAFSLVNLSVIFHYWIAQGERGLKAATVYLAFPLIGLVADLWLMASLDHMAIYLGLAWLAMGCLYLLVITRGLRQQPPEMHFEEA from the coding sequence ATGGCCCACTTGAAACGTACCCTGTCGCTGGGTGCGGTGACGCTGTTCGGCATCGCCTACATGACCCCCATCATTGTGCTGGGCACCTTCGGCATCCTTGCCGACACCACCCAGGGCGCTGTGCCCTCGGCTTACCTGGCCGCCTCCATCGCCATGCTGTTCACCGCCCTGAGCTACGGCAAGATGGCCAAGGCCTTCCCCGTCGCTGGCTCGGCCTACACCTACGTGCGCAAGTCCATCAGCCCCAAGCTGGGTTTTCTGGCCGGTTGGGCGGTGCTGCTGGACTACCTGTTCCTGCCCATGGCGATCTGGCTGATCGGCGCGGCCTACCTGCATTCGGCCTTCCCGGCGGTGCCGCAGCCAGTGTGGGTGCTGGCCTTCATTGCCGTCACCACGGCCATCAACATCATCGGCCTGCAACTGGCCAAGACCGTCAATGGCGTACTGATGCTGCTGCAGTTCCTGGTACTAGCAGCCTTCGTGGGCCTGGCCGTGCACTACGCCACCGGCGAGCTGAACCAGCCGTTGTGGTCGCTGGCACCCTTTCATCAGGACGGTTTCCAACTGCCTTTGATCATGAGTGGCGCCGCAATCGCCTGTTATTCGTTCCTGGGCTTCGATGCGGTCAGCACCTTGACCGAAGAAACCCATGAACCGCGCAAGACCATCCCTCGCGCCATCCTGCTGATCACCCTGCTGGGCGGCTTCATCTTCATCGTGGCCAGCTACTTCGTCCAACTCGCCCACCCTGGTGCGACCTTCAGCAACCCGGACTCGGCTGCCTACGAAATCGCGAAGGCCATTGGTGGGGACATTTTCGTCAGTTTCTTCCTGATCGGCCTGATCGTGGGGCAATTCACCTCGGGGCTTTCGGCGCAAGCCAGCGCCTCGCGCCTGCTGTTCGCCATGGGCCGCGACGGCGTATTGCCCAAGCGTTGGTTCGGGCGACTGAGTGCACGGTTCGGCACACCGGTCATCAGCATCGTCCTGTGTGGGATAGTCGCGCTGCTGGCCTTGCGCATGGACGTGACGACCTCCACCTCGTTCATCAACTTCGGCGCTTTCCTGGCCTTCAGCCTGGTCAACCTGTCGGTGATCTTTCACTACTGGATCGCCCAGGGCGAACGCGGGCTCAAGGCTGCAACGGTGTACCTGGCCTTCCCCTTGATTGGGCTGGTGGCGGACCTGTGGCTGATGGCAAGCCTGGACCACATGGCCATCTACCTTGGTTTGGCCTGGCTGGCCATGGGGTGTCTGTACCTGCTGGTCATCACTCGTGGGTTGCGCCAACAGCCGCCAGAGATGCATTTCGAGGAAGCTTGA
- a CDS encoding carbon-nitrogen hydrolase family protein — protein MKVELVQLDGRDGDTAYNLERTLEAIHRAAADVDLIVFPETQLMGFPTQDNIAAIAEPLTGPTLAAVAQAVTDKGVAAVVGLAEAGEDGHFYNTTVLITPDGVALKYRKTHLWASDKGIFTAGDRYATALYKGVRVGLLICFDIEFPESARALGQLGAELILVTNGNMDPYGPTHRTAISARAMENQAYAVMVNRVGQGDGNLVFAGGSAVVDPYGQLLCEAGRSACRLQLDLDMALIGQARQDYSYLAERRFELPGQQVEHPGGLRELILTTG, from the coding sequence ATGAAAGTAGAACTCGTCCAGCTGGACGGTCGCGACGGCGACACCGCCTACAACCTGGAACGCACCCTGGAGGCGATCCACCGCGCCGCAGCGGATGTGGACCTGATCGTGTTCCCGGAAACCCAGCTGATGGGCTTTCCGACGCAAGACAACATCGCGGCCATCGCCGAGCCCCTGACCGGCCCGACGCTTGCCGCCGTCGCCCAAGCGGTGACCGACAAGGGCGTGGCAGCCGTGGTCGGCCTTGCCGAGGCGGGCGAAGACGGGCACTTCTACAACACCACCGTGCTGATCACCCCGGACGGTGTCGCGCTGAAGTACCGCAAGACCCACCTGTGGGCCTCCGACAAGGGCATCTTCACGGCGGGCGATCGCTACGCCACGGCGCTGTACAAAGGGGTGCGCGTAGGGCTGTTGATCTGCTTCGACATCGAATTCCCCGAAAGCGCCCGCGCCCTGGGCCAGCTGGGCGCCGAGCTGATCCTGGTGACCAACGGCAACATGGACCCGTACGGCCCCACGCACCGCACTGCTATCAGCGCTCGCGCCATGGAAAACCAGGCCTATGCGGTGATGGTCAATCGCGTCGGCCAGGGCGATGGCAACCTGGTGTTTGCAGGCGGCAGCGCGGTGGTCGACCCTTACGGCCAACTATTGTGCGAGGCAGGGCGCAGCGCCTGCCGGCTGCAGTTGGACCTCGACATGGCGCTGATCGGGCAAGCGCGCCAGGACTACAGCTACCTGGCCGAGCGCCGCTTCGAGCTGCCAGGCCAGCAGGTCGAGCACCCAGGCGGCTTGCGAGAACTGATCCTGACCACCGGCTGA
- a CDS encoding helix-turn-helix transcriptional regulator, producing MNLTLQDIAWHRSVGQVIDALDHPGFWLRLVRLLEQYVAFDSWVAFLFSEHRPLVYAESPGSDGGLDPLFQDYLMGLYLLDPFYIASRETPASGLVQLADVAPECFERTDYYQRYFRLNVVADEVQYNVALDAGRTLCLSLGSRSRFAGEQIALLHLLQPWVLATMRQRFRFEHDVDEVTPAPAWQNHLAEGFGHLETPLTARELEVGRMLLSGCSSKEIGRKLAISSETVRVHRKHIYRKLGIKSQSELFALFLKAQR from the coding sequence ATGAACCTCACACTTCAGGACATTGCCTGGCATCGGTCGGTCGGCCAGGTGATCGATGCGCTGGACCACCCCGGCTTCTGGCTGCGCCTGGTGCGGTTGCTGGAGCAATACGTGGCGTTCGACAGTTGGGTCGCGTTTCTTTTCAGCGAGCATCGCCCGCTGGTGTATGCCGAATCCCCCGGCAGTGATGGTGGGCTGGACCCGTTATTTCAGGATTACCTCATGGGCCTTTACCTGCTGGACCCGTTCTACATCGCCAGCCGGGAGACGCCGGCAAGCGGCCTGGTGCAGCTGGCCGACGTGGCCCCTGAATGCTTCGAGCGCACCGACTATTACCAGCGTTATTTCCGCCTCAACGTGGTGGCCGACGAGGTGCAGTACAACGTGGCCCTGGATGCCGGGCGCACGCTGTGCCTGTCGCTGGGTAGCCGCTCTCGCTTTGCGGGCGAGCAGATTGCGCTGCTGCATCTTCTGCAACCCTGGGTGCTGGCCACCATGCGCCAGCGCTTTCGGTTCGAGCACGATGTCGACGAAGTCACCCCGGCGCCTGCGTGGCAGAACCACCTGGCCGAGGGCTTTGGCCACCTTGAAACGCCGCTCACCGCCCGCGAACTGGAGGTGGGCCGCATGCTGCTCAGCGGCTGTTCCAGCAAGGAGATTGGCCGCAAACTCGCCATCTCCTCGGAAACTGTGCGGGTCCATCGCAAGCACATCTACCGCAAGCTGGGCATCAAGTCCCAGTCAGAGCTGTTCGCCTTGTTTCTCAAGGCCCAGCGCTAG
- a CDS encoding DUF2076 domain-containing protein, which produces MNTEEQSLIDGLFSRIKQAEDPSQPRDAQAQACIEAHVRQQPAAPYYMAQAILVQEAAIKRLDEQNKQLEAELKQARAQAEAAQAGASQNTGGGGFLSSLFGAGGRSSAPAPASQPQRSVAPSAPAGGGWREPAAPGFSQPPAQQSGFSAAPARGGASSFLGGAMQTAAGVAGGVLLAQGISSLFNHNSQPEEVVEVIKEAPAQASDSGGWNDQSEQQHVADNSGWGSDQGGYSDADYGGDDGGLFSDDDSYV; this is translated from the coding sequence ATGAATACCGAAGAACAATCCCTGATCGATGGCCTGTTCAGCCGCATCAAGCAGGCCGAAGACCCAAGCCAGCCCCGTGATGCGCAGGCCCAGGCCTGCATCGAGGCGCATGTGCGCCAGCAGCCGGCGGCCCCTTACTACATGGCCCAGGCGATCCTGGTGCAGGAAGCGGCCATCAAGCGCCTGGACGAACAAAACAAACAGCTCGAAGCGGAACTCAAGCAGGCACGCGCCCAGGCCGAAGCTGCGCAGGCCGGCGCCTCGCAGAACACAGGCGGCGGCGGTTTTCTGTCCAGCCTCTTCGGCGCTGGCGGGCGTAGCTCGGCGCCGGCACCTGCCTCTCAGCCCCAGCGTTCGGTCGCACCGTCCGCACCCGCCGGTGGCGGCTGGCGCGAACCCGCGGCACCTGGCTTCTCGCAGCCGCCGGCCCAGCAGTCGGGCTTTAGCGCAGCGCCCGCGCGCGGCGGCGCCAGCAGCTTCCTGGGCGGCGCCATGCAGACGGCTGCCGGTGTAGCCGGTGGTGTCTTGCTGGCCCAGGGCATCAGCAGCCTGTTCAACCACAACTCCCAGCCCGAAGAGGTGGTCGAGGTGATCAAGGAAGCGCCTGCGCAGGCCAGTGACAGTGGCGGCTGGAACGACCAGAGCGAGCAGCAGCACGTGGCCGACAACAGCGGCTGGGGCAGCGACCAGGGCGGTTACAGTGACGCCGATTACGGCGGTGATGACGGGGGATTATTCTCCGACGACGATTCCTACGTCTGA
- a CDS encoding NYN domain-containing protein, translating to MKKIALFADVQNLYYTVRQAHGCHFNYTALWNQVSREGQIVEAVAYAIDRGDSKQQQFQQILRNLGFDVRLKPFIQRSDGSAKGDWDVGITLDVIDAASRVDQVVLASGDGDFDLLLDRVIQRHGTEAVVYGVPGLTAMSLIRAATRYVPIEGPLLLKH from the coding sequence GTGAAAAAGATCGCGCTGTTCGCCGACGTGCAGAACCTCTATTACACCGTGCGCCAGGCCCACGGTTGCCATTTCAACTACACCGCCTTGTGGAACCAGGTCAGCCGCGAAGGCCAGATCGTCGAGGCGGTGGCCTATGCCATCGATCGGGGCGACAGCAAGCAGCAGCAGTTTCAGCAGATACTGCGCAACCTGGGTTTCGATGTGCGCCTCAAGCCCTTCATCCAGCGCAGCGATGGCTCGGCCAAGGGCGATTGGGATGTCGGCATCACCTTGGATGTGATCGATGCGGCCAGCCGCGTGGACCAGGTGGTATTGGCGTCGGGTGATGGGGATTTCGACCTGCTGCTCGACCGCGTGATCCAGCGTCACGGCACCGAAGCGGTGGTCTATGGCGTGCCTGGGCTGACGGCGATGTCGCTGATCCGCGCCGCCACCCGCTATGTGCCCATCGAGGGCCCGTTGTTGCTCAAGCACTAA
- a CDS encoding PolC-type DNA polymerase III, producing MERIAVIDFETTGISPGTGCRATEVAVVMLERGQIVERYQSLMNAGVSVPAFVSGLTGITTAMVRKAPPVEQVMNEVAEFVGATPLLAHNAAFDQKFWDFELGRIGRSRSQPFACSLLLSRRLLPAAPNHKLGTLTRWAGLPNTGTAHRAMADAEMAANLVQHLAGVLRQDHGVQQPSHDLFCRLQKTPAAKVRDALAIYR from the coding sequence ATGGAACGTATCGCTGTCATCGACTTTGAAACCACCGGCATTTCCCCAGGCACCGGTTGCCGCGCCACCGAGGTGGCCGTGGTGATGCTCGAGCGCGGGCAAATCGTCGAGCGTTATCAGAGCCTGATGAACGCGGGGGTGTCGGTGCCTGCTTTCGTGTCGGGCTTGACCGGCATCACCACTGCCATGGTGCGCAAGGCACCCCCGGTGGAGCAGGTGATGAACGAGGTGGCCGAGTTCGTGGGGGCAACGCCGCTGCTGGCCCACAACGCCGCCTTCGACCAGAAGTTCTGGGACTTCGAGCTGGGCCGCATCGGCCGCAGCCGCAGCCAGCCCTTCGCCTGCTCGCTGTTGCTGTCCCGGCGCCTGCTGCCGGCAGCCCCCAACCACAAGCTGGGCACACTGACCCGCTGGGCCGGGCTGCCCAACACTGGCACGGCCCACCGGGCCATGGCCGACGCGGAAATGGCCGCCAACCTGGTCCAGCACCTGGCCGGCGTACTGCGCCAGGACCACGGGGTGCAGCAGCCTTCCCACGACTTGTTCTGCCGCCTGCAGAAAACCCCCGCCGCCAAGGTGCGCGACGCGCTGGCAATCTATCGCTGA